A segment of the Lolium perenne isolate Kyuss_39 chromosome 3, Kyuss_2.0, whole genome shotgun sequence genome:
gtaccgtcttcatggttgttcaccacatgtagcaactattacaactacttttaaATAATACTACtaaatgaaatataaagacaaccataaggctcctgccggttgccacaatacaataatgatcatctcatacatattcatcatcacatcatggccatatcacatcaccaaatcctgcaaaaacaagttagacgtctctaatttggtttgcatattttacgtggtttagggttttcgagtaagatccaatctacctacgaacatgaaccacaacggtaatactagtgttgtcaatagaaagagtagattgaatcttcactatggtgagagagacagacacccgcaaagccacttatgcaatacaagttgcatgtcgagcgtggagcaagtctcatgaacgaggtcatgtaaagttagcccgggccgctttatcccaccatcccgcaagatgcaaagtacaccaactaaaaaacaacaaaagcatcaacacccacaaatccattgtgttctactcgtgcaaccagtctatgcatagacacggctctgataccactgatgggattcgtagcatagaaaacaaataatttctaccgcaagaacgaataacaagccaagatccaatctagaagatggtagcaacgagaagatcatgagactaaccctcgaagatttccaaagcctacgagattagatctcgttgttgctgtagtcgatcacttgccgctttcaaaagcgcgtagaagatcttgacggtgccacaatcgggcagcacctccgcactcggtcacacgtatggtgttgatgacgacgtccttctccccattctagcgggcagcgaatgtattagatcctcctcggaatcccgacagcacgtcggcgtggtgtcggtggtggtggagatctccggcagggcttcgcctaagcgctgtgggaaaagatggaggaggagagaggctagggtttgggagagagggggttggCTAGGGCGCCAGCCAGGGGCTCCCTTCGGTGGtgtggccaagagtggctgccccctccctctcctcctctttatataggtggaatccctaagggtttgcccaaagatctgaataagaccccaattcaaaaactgccatatggatgaaacctagagggacagggactctccctttcccctttttctttggccggccaaggaggtggagtccaccatggacttcaccctcccacttggttggctggttagggttggtggagtccaatcggcactccaccttccatggtgatttcttccggaaggttctagaacattctagcgccttccataaatgcaccggatcatttccaaacttggaaagtgacttcctatatatgaatcttattctccggaccatttcggacctcctcgtgatatcctggatcccatccgagactccgaacaaatattcgaactccattccatattctatatctacttaaaacgacatcaaaccttaagtgtgtcaccctacggttcgtgaactatgcagacatggtcgagactcctctccgaccaataaccaatagcgggatctggagatccataatggctcccacacatgcaacgataacttagtgatcgattgaaccattttcatacgataccgattccctttgtcacgtgatactttacttgtccgagatttgatcatcggtatatccataccttgttcaacctcgtctctgacaagtactctttaatcataccgtggcatatcatctcttgtgaaccagtcacatgcttgcaagctaatcaaacgtgaacggatcgtagcgaacaagagggggggtgaatggcgctacggcaagtcttaacctttttcaagttttagcgcaacggaaggtaaaggtgataacttttgctatagcggagttcctacaatgaagctagagcatgtgcaacaagtaaaggaatcaacaagatagtaagaaggaggagcgagacaaccggagggggcgcgaggcgagtcaaggtttgtttcccgcagttccctccactaaaggaggtacgtctgcgttgaggaggtgctagtctcacacaagagactaggcggccacaccacgaagtaaggcctcaccctcttcctcgagagagctccacggaggtgctctccctcttccactaaggcaccgttcgaggcggtgattccttcacaaggttggggcgagctccacacacacaaggatgctcccaacaccctatggagctagtacatcaccaagctagactccatagctgctcatctccaatgctccaccataggaacccatctccaatgctccaccaaaggaacccttccaatactccaccaagaagctcctccactgctccaccaagaagcacttccagtgctccaccaagaagctctttcagtgctccaccaagaagctctcccaccaaggaaccctaacaacaagatccactaaggactaccacgaattggtgaattttctctcggtggaatgatagatcggggtctcctccaccaccacacaaaatatgaacaagattggttgggtggatgaggagatcccctcaattttgagctcagcaacaatggaggagagagagagaagagctcagctgggtggagaagaaggggcctttatataggtccctcaaaatccaaccgttgccctctgttttagcctaagcggtactaccgctcctagaagcggtactaccgctctgagttcgaattccccactgaacttgtccacgtggacacattgcggtactaccgctcgcggtaccgcttgcggtaccgcaatgggatccaaaccttactggatcccaagcggtacctgagcggtaccagagcggtactaccgtaacgcgttacggtacttcgcgcggtaccatgggcggtactaccgccctcaagcggtactaccgctccaggtaccgtgaaggtaccgcaacgtgttCTGTGGGGCTAATCCTCGTATAATactcagagcggtaccacgggcggtaccattagaggtagcggtactaccgctcctggtaccggtagtgccgctatggctaaaacagatttcctctcttcctctcctaccatgtcacctcacgacacacatgcaaaaccagaaaccctaagagctacgcttcggtcttctgatcataatgtgctcagcgagggtaccgtgcatcttgcaatcctatcaatgacaaactttgtgcatggttagaattgttcgagtgttgttatcaaacacacaaaacacgggatatggatcttgctcttacaatctccccctttttggtgtttgatgacaacacacgaatttgcaataaaaCATAGGATATTATGATGAGGAACTTTGGTTTGCAAGTATAggcgaagctccccctagatgtgtgcatatttagaatatgcatttgtatacaaatgcacacatcctagggagaactccccctaaatttcacaaaccaagcacaagtgctaagaagaTTATATGACAAGAATAATGTAGCACAAGAACCCTATAGAggcaagaatatatatatgggggagtttgggtgaaccttttcatacctttgccttgagaaaaaccCAAACTCACCATAAGAATAAGtaccaccaccataataataggtGCCTCCATAGGAATGATATGGCCAATCAAAGAATAAACAATGGAGACAAATGACCATAAAGCTACgcacgattaagtcttaatacaaacgggGGGTCGGGAGACCCACGAATAGAGTAGCAAACACATACGAATAAGTTCCGAATAACTAATGGAAAgttttgatgccaaggccgaaagagcCAAAACGAagtcaccaagcccttggcatccccatgcaaattccgtcctaatagatcaacttctccccctttggcatcgagacaccaaaaagggtgAAGGAGCATACTAGCGTCCCAAGGGAATCACTCATCGTCGTtcccctcctcgtcatcatcctcctcatcatcatcacccTCATTGTCATCACCACCATcctcgacgtcctcctcctcttcatcctcatACTCTTCATCTTGCGCAAGTCCTTTGCCATGAGGTGGCTCCTCGGATTCCTCGGAGCTAGACCAAACAAGCTttgacttccactcaccgggaggagtgatgttgtcctcagagccctcggagaccgggagttgcatgtgcctcatcatcgccttttggcgttggcggatcttcttgttgtcgtgatgggcttggtacatcctatcctcgaggtccctcttgaagcaaaaggacttcttgaggcgagcggtgagcttggcgaagaggcccttttgcttgatggagttgggcacatagtcggagtcgtcgctgtcggcatcatcttcgtccttgtcCCTTGCGGCCCCTTTGCCAAACCTTGGAAGGTCATGGTCCTTGACAAGAAGATTCACAAGGAATCCGTGCACTTCGTCGTGGttggtatgcttggggttgatggtgctgcggtagatgcggttcatgatgtcaTAGACCGGCAGGAGTCCCTTGGTGCTGccacacaacatcctccctcgaatgtagaggtcggccatcttctccttggccatgggcttggcttggagatgaatgCGGAAGAAGTTGGAGTCATTGTCGTGGAGCTCATAACCAAGGCATCGAGCAAAATCTTGCCAtgaggcctccatcacatgctcctcGGTCATCCACTTCAAAGAGCgatagcctccttcatcctcaagaaagaccacggtggcatagaattggcaaatcaCCTCCCGGGAGAAATCATGAGAGAATGTCATGATGGGAATGAGACCTTGTTCTTCACATATCTCCAAAGCCTCTCCAAAGTAGTCGAGGTCCGAGCGGAGCTTGTCCATGCttatggagtattgggggcagcacttgaactctttggccccatagacctcGTAGTAGATCTTCTCTTGACTTATATGATGAAagtaggcattggtgcattggcgAGCATTTCTTGGGAGCAAATAAGGATTGGCTCCCCGCACCTCCAAGAATTGGCGCTTCTTCACATCAAGCATGGACTGTTGAGGTCCCCTTGCCCCTGCAGCTGCCTCTCTCTGTCTCTTGGTGGTTCTTGCCGGCATGATCTCTTCTTGCTCATCTTCGCGATGACGACGAGAGTATGGCTTGACTTTGCCACCACGGGTCTTTGGTGCACCTGTGAACAACagaggtttgggagggaataggggataagtgcacaagccgagAAATTAGAGATCAaaaaggacactaacaagcaacattggtgactctatgcagaccggtagtaccggaattttcaaccggtagtgccgctcagaccggtagtaccgtccaagaatgggcggtactaccgctcaagctcgCACAACCATAtcgaggttggtccatggcaaagATCAACTCTagagtcacacattgttgctagctagtatccttaCACATGAATAGCTTCCAAGAGAGCTCCTCCACCACAAATctccaacaaaccctagcatatgcatctagggagatcaactcaccctagagagagaagttagggttcataccggaggacatggcggagaagaggttggggaagcttctccacggaggagattgggccgatggtggctggaaaaggagatcggggccgatctcctcgagCTCTTGAACCTGGGGCGCCCTTTGACTCGAgttggaggaggaagaagtgGTGGGATGGGATTACCACtatggcggtaaagcccgagtaagaaaaccttgctctgataccacttgaacggatcgtagcgaacaagagggggtgaatggcgctacggcaagttttaacctttttcaagttttagcgcaacggaaggtaaaggtgataacttttgctatagcggagttcctacaatgaagctagagcatgtgcaacaagtaaaggaatcaacaagatagtaagagagaggagcgagacaaccggagggggcgcgaggcgagtcgaggtttgtttcccgcagttccctccactaaaggaggtacgtctgcgttgaggaggtgctagtctcacacaagagactaggcggccacaccacgaaggaaggcctcaccctcttcctcgagagagctccacggaggtgctctccctcttccactaaggcaccggtcgaggcggtgattccttcacaaggttggggcgagctccacacacacaaggatgctcccaacaccctatggagctagtacatcaccaagctagactccatagctgctcatctccaatgctccaccataggaacccatctccaatgctccaccaaaggaacccctccaatactccaccaagaaactcctccagtgctccaccaagaagctcttccagtgctccactaagaagctcttccagtgctccaccaagaagctcttccagtgctccaccaagaagctctcccaccaaggaaccctaacaacaagatccactaaggactaccacgaattggtgaactttctctcggtggaatgatagatcggggtctcctccaccaccacacaaaatatgaacaagattggttgggtggatgaggagatcccctcaattttgagctcagcaacaatggaggagagagagagagaagagctcagctgggtggagaagaaggggcctttatataggtcgctccaaatccaaccgttgccctctgtttttgcctaagcggtactaccgctctgagttcgaattcccctctgaacttgtccacgtggacacattgcggtactaccgctcgcggtaccgcttgcggtaccgcaatggggtccaaaccttaccggatcccaagcggtacctgagcggtaccagagcggtactaccgtaacgcgttacggtacttcgcacggtaccatgggcggtactaccgccctcaagcggtactaccgctccagctaccgtgaaggtaccgcaacgtgCTCTGTGGGGCTAATCCTCGTGCAATactcagagcggtaccacgggcggtaccagtagaggtagcggtactaccgctcctggtaccggtagtaccgctatggctaaaacagatttcctctcttcctctcctaccatgtcacctcacgacacacacgcaaaaccagaaaccctaagagctacgcttcggtcttctgatcataatgtgctcagcgagggtaccgtgcatcttgcaatcctatcaatgacaaactttgtgcacggttaaaattgttcgagtgttgttatcaaacacacaaaacacgggatatggatcttgctcttacaagacgatattccaccgagaggacccagagtatatctatccgtcatcgggatggacaaatcccactcttgatccatatgcctcaactcatactttccgaatacttaatcccatctttataaccactcatttacgcagtggtgtttgatgtaatcaaagcaaccttccggtgtaagtgatttacatgatctcatggtcgaaggactaggtaactatgtatcgaaagcttatagcaaattgaacttaatgacttgatcttatgctatgctcatatggatgtgtgtccattatatcattcatgcaattacataaccttgttattaataacatccaatgttcatgatcacgaaaccatgatcatctattaatcaacaagctagttatacaagaggcttactagggactatggttgtttacacaacacacatgtatcaatgtttcggttaatacaattatagcatgtatgcaaacatttatcataaacacaaagatatattataataaccactttattattgcctcttgggcatatctccaacagatatTCATGTGCTAGATAATCCTCTGGCACATAATCAATCAACCTAAAGCCCAACTCAACTATATCCTTACCTTATTATATCTAATTCTTAGCTTAACCACCACCATTCTTACCTACCGTTACTTGTGATTGACATTGTCAATTATCAAGATATCAATTCCAATCTTTTGAGAAAAGATATTTAGAGAGTCTTGTTTATCCTAAGCCCTAATTCTTACAAGTTTAGATTTTATATAATTCGATTGGTGAGCGACACACGTGCAAAAGATTCAGGGAAAGGCgcctttctctatatcaaaacaaCCTGTCAATAGACGGCAGCAAAAATTTGCAACTGTGGTCTAGAAACCAACTCATCTTCATCTTTTGTATCACATCCTGGATAGGCCATCCATTGTGTCTTGAACCGACAGCTTCAAGCTCCAGCTGCGAGGAATCAATCTACCTGTTTGCGTCGCCTCTTCACAACTGGACACACGGGTCCTCCATCCTGATGCCGGCCACGGCGACGACGTCCTTTGTGATGTCGCTCCTGCGTCGGAACATGCTGTGACAACAAAAGAATCTGGCAAAACAGATGACAAAAGATAATGATCAGTAATATTTCAGAAATCCATTACCAAGAACAATAGAATTGCCAACTAAGGCTGACCGTTTTCATCACGTCCTTGGCCAAGGGTGGAACCGACAAAATGAAATCCAAGCAGTAATCCTCGAGTTTGGAACAGTGGTGACTGCGCGCCACCATCAGTATGTCGAACGCATTGTCTTGCGAGATTTTCTCGGCCAAAATGTTTTCGCAAATGATTTTCATCCTATCGAGGCCAAGCCGGCATGCCGCGGCCAGCACATCTTCTGCAATCACCGTGCTACAAAAGGTCGGCAGTTCATCGGTGTAGACAAAGTGGAGCACAGCCTTGAAGACAGTTGCCTTGATGCCATTAATGGATACAACACGGAGATTATCGTTGTTGtccgctgccgccgccaccgcttcAAATAGGATTGGCGATCGCGCAGCAATAACAAGACCATGCGCGTGAATCTCGCTACCCTCGACAAGAAACCGCACGTCCGCCCCCTGCTCGCTCACCATTAGTTGTTGGAGTTGCAAGGCGATGCTTGACGATGGCACAATGACCGTGGCCCCCGTGGTCGGGATGCTCGAGCTAGTGTATGGCTGCTCTTTGGTGATGGCAATATTAGCATATATGGTTAAGGAACCATCATGTGCTAGGTACTGCGATTTTGCGGATTCAAATGTAATAAAGTTTTCGTATCCCCAGGCTTCATCCTTTTGGGTATATGTGGTGGGGACAACTGCATCTTTTATCACATTCACAGGAGCCTTTGCACTTGGGTCGTAGACCAGATAGTTCTCGTTCACCTTGATACCATCGGCTGGTGGGTAACTCAACAGCCTGAGGTCCATACAGATACTCCCTTGGCGctcttctgatgggtacatctccaACATCCAATCGTAATTGCTGACCTGAAAACTGCCCGAACAGATCGTTTGGTAAACACCAAGGCTCCTCATGACGTGGCAAAAGTTATGGATCCTGAACTCGTGGACGCCGTGTACCTCCTCTGACGCACTATACATTGACCAGCTCTTTTCCAGAAGCCTGCCCGGCGTGGAGGAGGACTCGAAGGCCCCGTTGCGGTTGTGGTTGTGCGTGGCTACTCTTTCCATGATCTCGATAATCAAAGGGCTGCAGCTTTTCTTGAGCTCCTGGCACTCCTCCGTCGCCATCACACCGGCGTATACCTCGGGGTGAGATGCTATGTACTCGATGCAGGAATCCTCGAGTTCACGGCAGCTGTGACGGCCACGCACCAGCAACAATGTCCCCATGACAGTCGAGGTGTCAATGCTCTCTGCTAATATGTTGTGGCACATGAGCCTCAGCCTCTCCAGGTCGTACCGATCCGCGGCCACGAGCAGGTCGCGTGCCATGGATCCACACCGCTTCGATGCATACTTCTCTTTGCACGCACGCTGGGGCTGGGCCGCTGTATTGCTTGCTTTAATGGGAAGCTCGTCCGTGTAGATGAAGCGGAGCATAGCCCTGAAGGTGGATGCGCTAATGTCATCGATGCTGAGGCGCGTCCCGTTCGTGTGCCACCGGAACTCCGCGGCGAAGACCGATGATCGCATCGCGAGCACCAGCTTATGCGCCTGGATCTCGGTCTCCTCCACGACGAATATCACATCTGGCTCCATGCAACGTCGCCTCCTCTCCTCATAGCCCGACTCATCGGCAAGTAGAAGTTTGTGGAGATCCTGAGCAATGGTCGGCGGCGGCACCACGCAGACGAAACAGTTCCTAGTCTCCACAGCAGCTTCGGGTGAGTACTCCTCCAAGACGTCGACGGTGCATTGGACGCTGAGCCTGTCGTCTCTCACGTAGCGGGATTCATGGCCATGGTAATCTTCTGGAACGGACAGCTCCCAGGTTCTATTCGCTTGGAATATCATGGCGTCCTGGCTTCGCCACACGGCGGGCGGCCAATCACCAAGCGGGTCCTCGATCCTGATGCCCGCAGTGGCAACGACGTCCTTGGCGCCGTCCTTGGCGCCGATGCCGAGAAGCTCGAGTGTGATGGTCGCGAGGTGACCTTCATGGTCGAAGCCGCAGGCGAGGGCCCAGGTGTGTCCGCCGGCCAGGAAGGAGCCGGACTTGATGGAGGTGACGCTGGTGACGCCCACACTGGCGAAGCGCTTGCGGCCGCTGCAGCCGACGATATGGAACTCGTGCGTGCCTCGGACCACCGCCGACTTGTGCGTAGACGCCGTCTTATGAACCGTGGACGCCATGGCTGGGCGCCTGATCAATGGTTGTTAGCTAGTAGACAATCGACTAGATTGATGTCGATGTATTGATACGATTAGATTCGAGCTAGGACCTCTCCTACACGTACGCACGTAGGTCTCCTCGTCAAAACTAGCCATCTAAACACAAACACATTCCGATACTCGGCACGTGTTTTCGGCAAACAACACGAAATCACTCCAAGTTTCTAGCCTCCTAGTACAACACGCTACGCAGCAAATATCCAACCTTACCTAAAGCCGATCAAAaatcggttttgctatgtctcagtcaactgagattttcttaagtctaagtcaattacaaaaatgtgctttgagttgcacttttctgttaaaaaagtgtaattgcacttttctgatagaaatgtgcaactgaaccgagttgcacttttctttgaactgtagttgcacttttctgagttgactgagacttaagaaaatctcagtcaactgagacataggcacacccaTCAAAAATTCCAAGAACTGATTAGAGATTCTAGTCCTAGCACAACCAGTGCTTTGCAATTATTTAGCTGCGACTAAGGCCAGTTCCTATTAGGTATTTCGGTATTTCTATTCATTATCGAAAACTTACCATAGTTAAATGAAATATGGTCGAGGAACGATTATAAATTAGATTAAGTAGCTGGAAAGTAAAATTACTATCCATGGGAAAAAATTAATTCTCATAAATTTAGTACTAAGTAGCATGGTGATGTATATGATTTCTTTCTTGCAACTGCCAGGAGGAGTCTTAAAATGACTGGATTACTTTCAGTCAAGATTCTTCTGAAGGGGATAGTGAGAAGCGAAAATATCGACTTGCGAAATAGAGTGTGGTTTGCTGACCCAAAGATCAAGGTGGTCTTGGTATTCAAGACCACGAGATCAAAAATAGGACCCTACTTGGTAAGTGGTTATTCAAGCTACTTACTCAGGAAGGAATTTGCCAAACCCTCCTTAGGAGAAGGGGACTGCTGGGCATCCCCCGGGGAATAGGATCGCCCGATCCTCCGCCTTGCGCACCGTCCGATA
Coding sequences within it:
- the LOC127339325 gene encoding uncharacterized protein → MASTVHKTASTHKSAVVRGTHEFHIVGCSGRKRFASVGVTSVTSIKSGSFLAGGHTWALACGFDHEGHLATITLELLGIGAKDGAKDVVATAGIRIEDPLGDWPPAVWRSQDAMIFQANRTWELSVPEDYHGHESRYVRDDRLSVQCTVDVLEEYSPEAAVETRNCFVCVVPPPTIAQDLHKLLLADESGYEERRRRCMEPDVIFVVEETEIQAHKLVLAMRSSVFAAEFRWHTNGTRLSIDDISASTFRAMLRFIYTDELPIKASNTAAQPQRACKEKYASKRCGSMARDLLVAADRYDLERLRLMCHNILAESIDTSTVMGTLLLVRGRHSCRELEDSCIEYIASHPEVYAGVMATEECQELKKSCSPLIIEIMERVATHNHNRNGAFESSSTPGRLLEKSWSMYSASEEVHGVHEFRIHNFCHVMRSLGVYQTICSGSFQVSNYDWMLEMYPSEERQGSICMDLRLLSYPPADGIKVNENYLVYDPSAKAPVNVIKDAVVPTTYTQKDEAWGYENFITFESAKSQYLAHDGSLTIYANIAITKEQPYTSSSIPTTGATVIVPSSSIALQLQQLMVSEQGADVRFLVEGSEIHAHGLVIAARSPILFEAVAAAADNNDNLRVVSINGIKATVFKAVLHFVYTDELPTFCSTVIAEDVLAAACRLGLDRMKIICENILAEKISQDNAFDILMVARSHHCSKLEDYCLDFILSVPPLAKDVMKTVSLSCMFRRRSDITKDVVAVAGIRMEDPCVQL